The Osmerus mordax isolate fOsmMor3 chromosome 28 unlocalized genomic scaffold, fOsmMor3.pri SUPER_28_unloc_7, whole genome shotgun sequence genomic interval GTAATAAGTGTCAAAACATTTCATATAAGTATTTACAGAAAAGGCACAAAAGATCCCTACTCGAACTGATGCGCTATTTTgaattctcctccctccctccctccctccctcccaacactTTTTGAACGCTCTttaaaggctggaggagagaataCTGCGCTCATACGACAAACCAAACGACGGGGTTTACAACCGCATTCCAGGATCTATTTGGGATTATAGAACACATTTCTCACATCCTCCGTAATAAATATTTGGTTAATTTCGATTGAATAAAAATTTCGCAGACGAGAGAAAGATTGGGACGACACAGTTTTGAGTGTCGAGATAACATTAACCTAACTTTGTATTTTACTGGCGAGGCGAACAATTGTTCTCGAGCATCGTGCTTTGCTTGAATTGCCATGCACGAgagttaaaaaaagaaacattggAATCCATGCTGTCGTTCAAAGAGGTACGTTGATACATTTTTATGTCATATTTGTAACTTTTTTGTGCTACAATCCAGGACAGACGCAGCTCGTGTTTCGAATGATCAGACGCTACATAACGTCCTCAGAGTAACGGCATTCGAACTTTTATTATGCTTTTGATGCCGTCTTGAGCGATGCAAGCGTTTTCTCTTTTTGAGTACATTTACCCGCATCTATAAATGTCTTGATATGTCAACGTTACACCCAGATAATGAATAGTTAGAAGATTAAGTATAGATTACAGACCTGTTGTATTTGCTTTATAATCAGAAGCCTGTTCGTtagtatttacatttaataatttggcagacgctcttattaaCAAATAGCTAAATGTCAAtgccaatgttttgtatgatcATAGACGCTCTTTACTGTGACAGATGTGGCTCTATGTAACACTTAAATACATAGAAGATACCTTAATAGTTACTTTACTTTTGTTTTAAGGATTCAATGAAAATGTCTGTCTGCACTCACGAGAACCGCAAGTCGAGAGGCAGCAGTGCGTCCATGAACATCTTCCTGTTCCACAAGTCCTCTTACGCCGACAGCGTCCTCATGCACCTCAACTCCCTGCGGCAGCAGCGGCTGTTTACCGACGTCCTGCTGCACGCCGGCGCGCGCTCATTCCCCTGCCACCGCGCCGTGCTCGCGGCCTGCAGCCGCTACTTCGCAGCCATGTTCAGCGGCGGGCTACGGGAGAGCCAGGCCAGCGAGGTGGACTTCCGGGACTCGGTCCACCCCGAGGTTCTGGAGCTGCTCCTGGACTACGCCTACTCGTCGCGTGTCGTCATCAACGAGGAGAATGCCGAGTCGCTCCTGGAGGCCGGAGACATGCTGGAATTCCAGGACATCCGAGACGCGTGTGCGGAGTTCCTCGAGAGGAACCTGCACCCGTCCAACTGCCTGGGGATGCTGCTCCTTGCCGACGCACATCAGTGCACTAAGCTCTCCGAGCTCTCCTGGGGAATGTGCCTTGGTAACTTCCCGGCCATCTGCAAGACAGAGGACTTCCTGCGGCTGCCGAAAGACATGGCGGTCCAGCTGCTGTCGcacgaggagctggagacggaCGACGAGAGAGTTGTCTATGAAACCGCCCTCAGCTGGATCAACTACGACCTGGAGCGACGCCTCTGCCACCTCCCAGAGCTCCTGAGGGCCGTCCGGCTGGCGCTGCTGCCCGCCATCTTCCTCATGGAGAACGTCTCCACGGAGGAGCTGATCAACGCCCAGGCCGAGAGCAAGCAGCTGGTGGACGAGGCCATCCGCTGCAAGCTCAGGATCCTGCAGAACGAGGGCGTGGTCACCAGCCCGTTGGCCCGGCCGCGGAAGACCAGCCACGCCCTCTTCCTGCTGGGCGGACAGACCTTCATGTGCGACACGCTCTACCTGGTGGACCAGAAGGCCAAGGAGATCATCCCCAAGTCTGACCTTCCGAGCCCCAGGAAGGAGTTCAGCGCCTGCGCCATCGGCTGCAAGGTCTACGTGACAGGTGGGCGGGGCTCCGAGAATGGGGTCTCCAAAGATGTCTGGGTGTACGACACGTCCCACGAGGAGTGGTCCAAGGCAGCTCCCATGCTGATCGCCCGGTTTGGCCACGGTTGTGCCGAACTCAAAAACTGTCTCTACGTGGTGGGCGGACACACGGCCGGCACTGGCAGCCTCCCGGcctccccctccgtctccctcaaGCAGGTGGAGAAGTACGACCCG includes:
- the LOC136939023 gene encoding ectoderm-neural cortex protein 1-like, coding for MLSFKEDSMKMSVCTHENRKSRGSSASMNIFLFHKSSYADSVLMHLNSLRQQRLFTDVLLHAGARSFPCHRAVLAACSRYFAAMFSGGLRESQASEVDFRDSVHPEVLELLLDYAYSSRVVINEENAESLLEAGDMLEFQDIRDACAEFLERNLHPSNCLGMLLLADAHQCTKLSELSWGMCLGNFPAICKTEDFLRLPKDMAVQLLSHEELETDDERVVYETALSWINYDLERRLCHLPELLRAVRLALLPAIFLMENVSTEELINAQAESKQLVDEAIRCKLRILQNEGVVTSPLARPRKTSHALFLLGGQTFMCDTLYLVDQKAKEIIPKSDLPSPRKEFSACAIGCKVYVTGGRGSENGVSKDVWVYDTSHEEWSKAAPMLIARFGHGCAELKNCLYVVGGHTAGTGSLPASPSVSLKQVEKYDPVSNQWAMVAPLREGVSNAAVVSVKLKLFAFGGTSVAHDKLPKVQCYDPQQNRWSVPASCPQPWRYTAAAVLNNQIFVMGGDTEYSACSAYRFSSDSYQWTKVGDVAAKRMSCQAVASGNKLFVVGGYFGTQRCKTLDCYDPTLDAWNSITTVPYSLIPTAFVSTWKHLPT